The region TATATGTGTTTTTAATTCCACTTTTGTTTAATATgattttttgtatattgaatgagaagtttttgtcaaaatatgatgaattttgatgttatttagtaatgtatAAATTACTAAACACAAAATAATGTATGCCTACTTAGGCGCATGTACGACTCAATAAAAATATTGTAGAAAATCGAACCAATCCAAACCGCACTGGTTTAGTTtggtttgattttattttatttctaaaaatcAACTTAATCAAACCGAACCGCATATTTTTTCTCTTACAGTTCGGATGATTTTTATAATCAAAATCCCAACTTGATTCGAATGAAACTTTGATAAAACTCATGTTCTCATCAAACAATTTttcatatatacaatgatataAAAAATTTACAACAAAACTCACCAACAACTATTAACATCATTAAAAAAATTGAGAGAAAGAGAGACATAATtacaattatatatatatatatatatatatatatatatatatatatatatatatatatatatatatatatatatatatatatatatatatatatatatataatatgcTTATAATTGTGATTAATATTGACTTTGAATAttgtaaaaaataaataatatttataaaGCTATATTTCAAAAACgaataataaaatatatttaataataTGTAAAGAATCTTCTATATAAGTACAAACAATACATGTTTTAGATTAACATGATGTTATACAAATGTTGACATAAAAACGAAGTTGGCTGTTCAATAAACTTGGGTTATTGCATGGTAGATAGGAGACACACCATCATTAATACGGCAAAGGAATATGCatttgaataaaaataatatatatttatacACAAAACATTAGAATTTAAGAGAGCATCACCATAATGCACTTGTACACAATTTAAAGTAAATAACAAATTAATAATGTGAATGTCTTAAAATTGAAATATGTGGTGTCCCATTTTCTTCATCATCTCCATCAGACATTGACGAGTCATCATCAGAATCCTGTTAAACAGAGGGAAAATGGTTCATCAGTTGTGTGGTTGCAATTTCATAAATCAGACTCAAAATCAAAATATTAATCTgtcaaaacaaaagatgttacAGTAACATAAATAATTAGATGAAAAATACTTTTGAATTAATTAATAATATTTAACCTGATGATGATAATGACGCTGGATACTTTTATGAATGGCTCCCATAGTTCTAATAATTATACACATAGGTATAATAATTCCACTGGCCCTTAGTATAAAAATCTAGAAACACATTAATTCATAAAGTTAAAAGATTAATAATAAACCGGAAACAATCAATTAACAAGTACTAATTACCGTAAGAATTGTGAATGGGTAATCTTCCATTCCACTTGTAAGCAAAGCAAAAAGATGTCTTAGAAGTAATAGGAGAGTAAACTGCAAAAACAAAAATAACTAGTTAATTAAGCCTCTTAAAAAATAGCTAAAATTAATTtcaataaataaaaatagaaaacGTTACAGCTAAAGCCAGTGATCGACAACAAAACGCGCTTCTATCAGCAGCATAAGTGCATTCAACGTAATTGTTTTCTCTTACACCTTCTTCATATTCAACTATTCTTCTGTTCAATAATGCTTCTTCTTCTCTCCTTGATATCTCAAGGCTATATCTGTAAATTCCAATCAAAATTAATTCTATTTATTATACAAATAAACCTGTTATGTTTTACAAAATACTTCATTTCAGAAAAATAATCACCTAATGGTCATTACTTCATTAGAATTTTTACATTTCTTTGGTGCTGGTGCTGTATATCCAGGTTCATATTGCTGcaaaaataaatattaatatttattagTTATCAGATGCTGGGTTCGAATCTGCGACATCGGAGGTGTATCTTTATAAGATTCATACATACTTGTAAGCAAATTTCACAAGTTGTGTTTCCTTTCTCATTGCACCATGTTTGAATGCAATCTCTATGAGCGAACTGCAAAAAATTCAGAATCTCTATGAAAAACGAGAAAATCTAGAAAAGGTTAAGGAATTTTGATTTTACCTTGACTGTTCCGGAACAAGCACAAGGAGCTTCTAAGCTTTTGAAGCTTTCAAATTCTTCTTCATGACATATTCTACAACGAGAAAATCCTGAAATTGGTTTCAAATCATCAATGAACAAAACAACTTCTCCTCCCATGTTTCTTAAAACTTGTGCTTTGGTTTTCAAATTTTGTGTCTGGCACACTCTGTTTTTCTCTGTTTTTTTTTTCTCTCTAGAATCTAGGATTTATATGTAGATTTAAATTTTGGATTTACGATATTGTCCTTGTATTACTTTTCAAGAAATTAGTTTGTTAATATTAATAAGAGTAGGACTTTTCTCCTTTATTAATAATCcttttcttcttatttttttgtttaatttatGGAAGCTTAATATTAGAGTAAAAAAATGAAGGCTAGCCTTGAACCCTTCAATATAAGAAATGGACTTGAAGTTAAGAGTCTAAGAAAATCTCATTTGGGCATGCTTTGAAGCATTTaatttagaaaaaataaataagaaaacaTACATGAAAATTTATATGTTTGCACTCTCTAAGATATTTAAAATCTCACTACTTTTGTTTTGATTCTTATTTAAAAAGTTTGCACATATATTATCGAATATTGTACCATCACTTCTCATTAAAAAATACATTGCACCTTCTCTTTCAACTCAAGACCGAGCAACTACTTGATACGCACAACTACTTCTTACATGCACAAAATTATGAATACTCCTAACATGCCacaatatattttttattaagTCACAATATATTATTTACACGCACATCAATTCATTAGAAGcacaaaaatataatatttattactataataaaataataattgTAAATATGCTTAAATGTAATTTTTACCTTCCAaatttcctaattgtttgattTGATCTTAAATTTTAATTGTCTAATTTTgacctgtaagaccccaattttgatcctaagatccctcatgctatctcatcatatgcattagcattgggatcacaacttgaCATCCTTCTCACCCCCCATTCATTGGATTTGCATTTGAAGAGATTACCAAGCACTTTTGATttatcatactttgtttttcattatttactaaccaaaataccaaaaatatgtcaatgtatagtttgttatTTTTGTAAgtagtgtgtatgctcacatATGCTCCATCAAGATCATActtagggtttaagaccctaaatgcaaggagctcaatcaagaattgattTACTTTGGCTCTAAGtgtcatatatggatccccatgatcttcacatgttattttgatcaagaaatcatcaaaaaTTTGGGgtttgttttccttggaaaccctaattcatctgggtatcttgtgtaacttcttcaacaagtttcttcaacaattgatcaaatatttaagGGACATTTCACATTATATcaccttatgcatatatgatcctgcatgagtctcaaaagtcaagagaatgtcaagttagcaagttggttcatggtggttgactagaggaagtcaactggtcaaaactggggttccctagaccctatctcctacaatctttgtcatatgaaaatgatttcaagagcagagttactctaagtgacattccaaacaatgtccatgttgaggtctagatctaattttgcttggaaagacattttttatggtgaaagattataggtcattttgtctaaaccctagtttggaggtcaacttctcaaggccataaattgctcaatttttatgagatgaaatccatttAAATTGTatgattaaattcaagatgtctacttcaactttgatgtttgaagGAAGTacaaattcaacttgcaaatgcatgtgccaagaggaaacattagaggtcattttgggccaataccattgaacaagtgattttcctcaacttctaaaattcataactccttcatgccaaatccaaatgaggtcaaatttgtgactaaattgaagaggtttgaaagagatgCAACTTTAATtaaggaacttttctcatttgaaatccatagaaaaagttattcaagatggaagaagtgaacatttgacttgggacttagaaaattttcaaatatgtttgatttcccaaacttccacctcaaaattcatcatgatccaagctttaaatgaaaaagtgttcaacatgaaagttgttccccttgatctcaccttttcaaaaTATCCAATATCATCTCATTTAGATTAAAATTGAGgttaggaatttgacaaaccatatttaatttaatgcattatttttagtattcttaaattgaataaatgtcaaataattgtgttgagccattttgattgtttgtatgagtttgaattatgttgttgggtcttggtcaaggttgatttgactttgctaggttaagatcattggatttaggggattgatggaatgcacattccatctcccaaaatgaattaatgatcttaatttggtaaaagtcctcatttgtccaatttgagttttatctattcccttccctcttcatcttattccacttctttatgcattcatgtcatggtcctatgatatctcaatgtcctaaggctagttgattgaaaatcaacataagtatggatgagattaggccacctcttttgcatattctttttgtgtgtgatatgtttcatgatcatagtccattatactatgtctctaacatgcattagcaccaaaattctattgcccggcctcaaatagttgtgacttctacataagtccaaatacgattgcttaacataacgctaaatttttgacacaaaaggcattgcattctagttagtgagattgtaagtctcccctctttcatggtattgtgtgtgtagcggtgtattcgtcgctatatgatttatcgattaaatcataagcaagttatacaatgaaatttcgagtcgccaccgcacttttatttatccaaaggactggctaaaaagcgaacaaaagcctaagaagttttacacgtagaaaactaataaaaagatcagagagtctgggtaaggggtaaattacgcaatgggaaggtgttaggcacccactacgtcctaggtactcctagggagcccttttcacacttgttgtaaaatattgttatttgttatgacataagtattgtgcaaacatgattgggatgatgagaaaagaatgtacaagtttttattgggtttgaacggatgaacccgctgcctacgtaccttccatcaaaggtaaggatcaaaacgccgtagttcggctaaaagatttcaaaaagttggtggattcaattttaaacacaagcactgaggcttttcattatcaatgggagatcactcgaccaaaaccaacatccaccatgcgaggatagcttcgacgtactagaggggttagccctgttttcagtacggaagtcttactgtcgactcactaaggataggcaagatttacatcaaccacaatgataattgaaacctatggctaatgcatgaaaagattaacaatggacagagccaaaacaagtgaatgagtgaagttaattgattgtgattatgaaagtggagtcaaagtatgattaagattgatttgaaagaagtattatgaaaatggagtttgaaaaaagtcaaggacttggggtccaggtttttagtttgaaaaaaaacatgaagatgtttgcacaatatctatgtcaagtttgaaggtaatgtgtgaaaaggtttaggacacaatggggatgaatggatgaagatggattgtaaaacttcttagaaggttcacctcttgaaatcatataggggatgattcaagtgtgtcctttggaatagcaatggataataacaaacaaacaagaaagtcaacaaaagcggatatcggatgccaatcactgggcttataccaatctcctaaaaagaaaacggataccggataccaatagctggatttacaccaatctcctaaaacagaaatggatatcagaggccactctatggacttacactaatctcctcaaaagaaaacaaagatgaaatatggaagtcaactgccaatctatctggacttaggttaactccacatatgatcataggaaaaccaatgccacattacagggacttacaatggatcctcacatacaagaacaaaagcaacaatatgatcataggaatgcaaatgccaacttacaggggcttacaattgcaacctcacagACAGGAACAAAAGTAACACATGATcatgcaaatgccaacttacagggacttataattgcaacctcacatgcagacaaaacaaattatgatcacaggataagcagatgccaacttacagggacttataactacatcctcacatacaatcaaagCAACAGcagatatgagtgaccaatgaggtcttacactctatccttccatatcataggatcaaatgccaaagcaatggacttacaattgtcctcaatgggtaaacgacaatgataatgtcacaaagacaaatgagatgattatgcattaatgagcaacaaatgatgatgaatgcacaaagcatacaagcaaacatgtgcatatgaagcaatcaatcaaccaatgaatatcaaacagcacactctatagccaaacaatgagggctcacacaagagggtttgactatgaaagtccactgtaataggtaaatgtcgctcttaaccttgccattgagaggctaaggtgaagcagatgaaaaggagatgaggggtgtgcctcattgcttctatctcagatcagagagagcatcaaatagaaagtgggggagttcagaaagatggaactctttcccctttattgactcgattagatcttgggtatttatctcaatgcttctaccatgtaatgggagcaaagagtggacacactgaatagtgggggatatattgcttatccctaccttccaccaattgccttacttgaaggacttttcctgcttgggacaattttaaacacacacaagcattgcctcttaaggaggacttcagacagtttgcccggtcaaataacaggccaggtcttccagactacatgaagaaagaaggattatacctcaaagcaaattgctaaatagcaaagcaaagcaagttcaaagaacttaagcaactaatggtacctgaaatagtcaaacaaatcagtacacagttcaacagttaaagcaaaaggaaacaggagtcaacagtcaaacagatagacaaatgtgcaaagcacaaggcacaaggcttatgagccaagcaacctacaaaacaaagaggtgagcacatgataaacaatcaagctcaaacaaattggatggtttctttgaagcattgatgcctaacctgaaacaaatgaactcaacataagccaagaga is a window of Lathyrus oleraceus cultivar Zhongwan6 chromosome 6, CAAS_Psat_ZW6_1.0, whole genome shotgun sequence DNA encoding:
- the LOC127097617 gene encoding uncharacterized protein LOC127097617 is translated as MGGEVVLFIDDLKPISGFSRCRICHEEEFESFKSLEAPCACSGTVKFAHRDCIQTWCNEKGNTTCEICLQQYEPGYTAPAPKKCKNSNEVMTIRYSLEISRREEEALLNRRIVEYEEGVRENNYVECTYAADRSAFCCRSLALAFTLLLLLRHLFALLTSGMEDYPFTILTIFILRASGIIIPMCIIIRTMGAIHKSIQRHYHHQDSDDDSSMSDGDDEENGTPHISILRHSHY